From Sphingomonas bisphenolicum, one genomic window encodes:
- a CDS encoding SAM-dependent methyltransferase, translating to MKLFELVLKRLVTRGRLTVHYANGKKITVGQPDPAFPDLALRFKDGRVPFDIVKDPRLGMAEAWIDGRVGIDGGGIMEFLSMIRANNPWEQGKSIEGKSLLKRSIGSVRQKLWRANHKARSRANVAHHYDLSGALYALFLDRDRQYSCAYYPDADNEAGIGLEQAQEDKKAHIAAKLHLKPGMKVLDIGCGWGGMALYLHRTCGVDVTGITLSEEQLKVARQRAADAGVADHVRFELIDYRDMTGPFDRIVSVGMFEHVGTAHFRTFFDTCRSLLTPEGVMLIHTIGRMGGPGVTDAFTQKYIFPGGYIPALSEMIAGSEGTRLMVTDVEVLRIHYGLTIREWYRRTMAHKADIVALYDERFFRLWTFYLAGAATVFEHGGMVNFQVQYSRDRRALPITRDYMQEAEAALRGR from the coding sequence ATGAAGCTGTTTGAATTGGTTCTCAAGCGGTTGGTCACACGCGGTCGCCTGACCGTTCACTACGCCAACGGCAAAAAAATCACCGTGGGTCAGCCCGACCCAGCCTTTCCCGACCTCGCGTTGCGCTTCAAGGACGGCCGGGTGCCTTTCGACATCGTGAAAGACCCGCGGCTGGGCATGGCCGAAGCCTGGATCGACGGGCGGGTCGGTATCGATGGCGGCGGCATCATGGAATTCCTGTCCATGATTCGCGCCAACAACCCCTGGGAACAGGGCAAGTCGATCGAGGGCAAGAGCCTGCTCAAGCGCAGCATCGGCAGCGTGCGGCAAAAGCTCTGGCGCGCCAACCACAAGGCCCGGTCCAGGGCTAATGTCGCGCATCATTACGACCTGTCGGGCGCGCTCTACGCTCTCTTCCTGGACCGCGACCGCCAATATAGCTGCGCCTATTACCCCGACGCGGACAATGAGGCCGGGATCGGGCTGGAACAGGCGCAGGAAGACAAGAAGGCGCATATCGCCGCCAAGCTGCACTTGAAGCCGGGCATGAAGGTGCTGGACATAGGCTGCGGCTGGGGCGGAATGGCGCTGTACCTGCACCGCACCTGCGGCGTCGATGTCACCGGCATCACCCTGTCTGAAGAACAGCTCAAGGTCGCGCGGCAGCGGGCCGCCGATGCCGGCGTCGCCGACCATGTGCGGTTCGAACTGATCGACTATCGCGACATGACGGGGCCGTTCGACCGGATCGTGTCGGTGGGCATGTTCGAACATGTCGGCACCGCCCATTTCCGCACCTTCTTCGACACATGCCGCAGCCTGCTGACGCCCGAGGGCGTGATGCTGATCCACACGATCGGCCGCATGGGCGGGCCGGGCGTGACCGACGCCTTTACCCAGAAATATATCTTCCCCGGCGGCTATATCCCGGCCCTGTCGGAAATGATCGCCGGCAGCGAGGGCACGCGGCTGATGGTGACCGACGTGGAGGTGCTGCGCATCCATTATGGCCTCACCATCCGCGAATGGTATCGGCGGACCATGGCGCATAAGGCCGACATCGTCGCCCTCTATGACGAGCGCTTCTTCCGCCTCTGGACCTTCTACCTGGCCGGGGCAGCGACCGTGTTCGAACATGGCGGCATGGTGAATTTCCAGGTCCAGTATAGCCGCGACCGCCGCGCGCTGCCGATCACCCGCGACTATATGCAGGAAGCCGAGGCGGCGCTGCGGGGGCGCTGA
- a CDS encoding DUF350 domain-containing protein translates to MTDPMPVIQSLLSGLPILLLHLGSATLVWLAALGLYMWITPHDEFALIRGGNEAAAISLGGAAIGLAVPLGFCLAGSVNVWDIVIWGSVTLVLQLVAFRLVDFLLGTLSARIEANERSAAIFLAMMKAAIACLTAAAVAG, encoded by the coding sequence ATGACCGATCCCATGCCCGTGATTCAAAGCCTGTTGTCGGGCCTTCCCATCCTGCTGCTACATCTGGGCAGCGCCACCCTGGTCTGGCTGGCGGCGCTGGGCCTCTATATGTGGATCACCCCGCATGACGAATTCGCGCTGATCCGCGGCGGCAACGAGGCCGCGGCGATCTCGCTGGGCGGGGCGGCGATCGGGCTGGCGGTCCCCTTGGGCTTCTGCCTCGCCGGGTCGGTCAATGTCTGGGACATCGTCATCTGGGGCAGTGTAACCCTGGTGCTGCAACTCGTCGCCTTCCGCCTGGTCGATTTCCTGCTGGGCACCCTGTCGGCGCGGATCGAGGCCAATGAACGGTCGGCCGCGATCTTCCTGGCGATGATGAAGGCCGCCATCGCCTGCCTCACCGCCGCCGCGGTCGCGGGCTGA
- a CDS encoding S1 family peptidase: MAKRGCGCLPFALGGLLLVAWLGQDMAVPPLKVEQYDPRSPRRPMPDWSDEQFVIEDTPGGPADSMGTAFAVDRDGAWLTAQHVTHGCARVGLEDGRFARPVSRVIESREADAALVADSLPSEAALPLSSRIPQPGTPGYHMGFPAGEPTLVMSELIGEASARRGRSDLTQPILAWAEKGRIPAGDGTLSGISGGPVFAEDGHVVGVNSASTDRRGRILTTAPDAVARLTAASRAVDDRPVAYPFAGLADAESRFTAWLEQGVIRRIYCDVDEKRGG; the protein is encoded by the coding sequence ATGGCAAAGCGCGGCTGCGGCTGCCTGCCGTTCGCGCTGGGTGGCCTGCTGCTGGTCGCCTGGCTCGGTCAGGACATGGCCGTGCCGCCGCTCAAGGTCGAGCAATATGATCCCCGATCGCCGCGCCGGCCGATGCCCGACTGGAGCGACGAACAGTTTGTGATCGAGGATACGCCCGGCGGCCCTGCCGATTCGATGGGCACCGCCTTCGCCGTCGACCGGGACGGCGCCTGGCTGACGGCGCAGCATGTCACCCATGGCTGCGCGCGCGTCGGGCTGGAGGATGGCCGCTTCGCCCGGCCGGTGTCGCGGGTGATCGAAAGCCGCGAGGCGGATGCGGCGCTGGTCGCCGACAGTCTGCCCAGCGAAGCCGCCCTGCCGCTGTCCAGCCGCATCCCGCAACCGGGGACGCCGGGCTATCATATGGGTTTTCCCGCGGGCGAACCGACGCTGGTCATGTCCGAACTGATCGGCGAGGCGAGCGCGCGGCGCGGGCGCAGCGACCTGACCCAGCCGATCCTCGCCTGGGCGGAAAAGGGCCGTATCCCGGCCGGCGACGGCACCCTGTCGGGCATCAGCGGCGGGCCGGTCTTTGCCGAGGACGGCCATGTCGTGGGCGTCAACAGCGCCTCGACCGACCGGCGCGGTCGCATCCTGACCACCGCCCCCGACGCGGTCGCCCGGCTGACGGCGGCGAGCCGCGCGGTCGACGATCGCCCGGTCGCCTATCCCTTCGCCGGCCTGGCCGACGCGGAAAGCCGCTTTACCGCCTGGCTGGAGCAGGGCGTGATCCGCCGCATCTACTGCGACGTAGATGAAAAGCGCGGCGGTTGA
- a CDS encoding DUF3297 family protein — MSDTPPDHLSTNPKSPHFDMEVLQRGIGIRFKGRERKDVEEYSISEGWIRVAAGKSRDRHGNPLTIKLSGEVEAWFENPAEGAQDAAAADKPADAE; from the coding sequence ATGAGCGACACGCCCCCCGATCATCTGTCCACCAACCCCAAAAGCCCCCATTTCGACATGGAGGTGCTACAACGCGGCATCGGCATCCGGTTCAAGGGCCGCGAGCGCAAGGATGTGGAGGAATATTCGATTTCCGAGGGTTGGATTCGCGTTGCCGCCGGCAAGAGCCGCGATCGCCACGGCAACCCGCTGACGATCAAGCTGTCCGGCGAAGTGGAAGCCTGGTTCGAGAACCCGGCCGAGGGCGCGCAAGACGCGGCCGCCGCGGACAAGCCGGCCGACGCCGAATAA
- a CDS encoding CHAP domain-containing protein produces the protein MFRAIRWAAALLLSGLATAPSWGSTVLQCVPYARIVSGVAIRGDALTWWDQADGQYKRGTRPKKGAVLAFRPNGPMALGHVAVISKVLDDRRVLIRHANWSVPGAIEEDVLAIDVSEDGDWSQVRVWHSPTGQMGARTNPTYGFIYPAKARLHDFTPDPTLGASVRFAKVDSDVWDEQRAPTLLREPRATPVMVSPRIIQVAQAKPAPRARKAAPRLEADPFVVEYADADPSQRTLSAIIADVRREAVMN, from the coding sequence ATGTTTCGAGCGATACGCTGGGCCGCAGCCTTGCTGTTGTCCGGTCTGGCGACCGCGCCCTCCTGGGGGTCGACGGTGCTGCAATGTGTTCCCTATGCCCGGATCGTATCGGGCGTGGCGATCCGGGGCGATGCGCTGACCTGGTGGGACCAGGCCGACGGCCAGTATAAGCGGGGGACCAGGCCGAAAAAGGGCGCGGTGCTCGCCTTCCGGCCCAACGGCCCGATGGCGCTGGGTCATGTCGCGGTCATCAGCAAGGTGCTGGACGACCGGCGCGTGTTGATCCGTCACGCCAACTGGTCGGTGCCCGGCGCGATCGAGGAAGATGTGCTGGCGATCGACGTGTCGGAGGATGGCGACTGGAGCCAGGTGCGCGTGTGGCACAGCCCGACCGGCCAGATGGGCGCGCGCACCAACCCGACCTATGGCTTCATCTATCCGGCCAAGGCCCGGCTGCATGATTTTACCCCCGACCCGACGCTGGGCGCGAGCGTGCGTTTCGCCAAGGTCGATTCGGATGTCTGGGACGAGCAAAGAGCGCCAACCCTGTTGCGCGAGCCCCGCGCGACGCCGGTCATGGTCAGTCCGCGCATCATCCAGGTTGCGCAGGCCAAGCCAGCGCCCAGGGCGCGCAAGGCCGCGCCGCGGCTGGAGGCCGATCCCTTCGTCGTGGAATATGCCGATGCCGATCCGTCGCAGCGCACGCTGAGCGCGATCATCGCCGACGTCCGGCGCGAAGCGGTGATGAACTGA
- a CDS encoding CHAP domain-containing protein, with amino-acid sequence MVVGFRAFFAASILALSTLFAVPATAGTLQCAPFARQVSGIDIHGNANTWWGQAEGRYDRGHEPRVGAVLAFAASRSMPVGHVAMVSKVVSGREVLLTHANWSYRGGIERNVRAIDVSANNDWTDVRVWYGPIGDLGLRSNPARGFIYAQPSKTIDQPVQIASADATGGAAVRAAF; translated from the coding sequence ATGGTCGTTGGTTTTCGCGCGTTTTTCGCGGCGTCTATTCTTGCGCTCTCGACCCTCTTCGCTGTTCCCGCCACCGCCGGCACGCTTCAGTGCGCTCCCTTCGCCAGGCAGGTTTCCGGCATCGACATCCACGGCAATGCCAACACCTGGTGGGGCCAGGCCGAAGGGCGCTACGACCGCGGTCATGAACCCCGCGTCGGTGCCGTCCTGGCCTTCGCCGCCAGCCGTTCGATGCCGGTCGGCCATGTCGCGATGGTCAGCAAGGTGGTCAGCGGCCGCGAAGTGCTGCTGACCCACGCCAACTGGTCCTATCGCGGCGGCATCGAGCGCAACGTCCGCGCCATCGACGTGTCGGCCAATAACGACTGGACCGATGTCCGCGTATGGTACGGCCCGATCGGCGACCTGGGCCTGCGCTCCAACCCGGCGCGCGGCTTCATCTATGCCCAGCCGTCCAAGACCATCGACCAGCCCGTCCAGATCGCGTCTGCCGACGCGACCGGTGGCGCTGCGGTGCGCGCCGCCTTTTGA
- the recF gene encoding DNA replication/repair protein RecF (All proteins in this family for which functions are known are DNA-binding proteins that assist the filamentation of RecA onto DNA for the initiation of recombination or recombinational repair.) — translation MIGRLTLSDFRNHADALILPDHSFILLTGDNGAGKTNILEAVSMLAPGRGLRGAPLSAMARQEGSGGFGIAAEVDGVVLGTGVAAASPERRQVRIGGVASSANALADHLAIVWLTPAMDRLFLDSPGGRRRFLDRLTLALHSGHAMHSARYDAAMRARNRLLADLRRADPAWLSALEAQMGEHGAALAGARADLVARLNAMLADQPDEPFARPRIAIEGDEAPDESLQDRLGRERRRDAAAGRTLSGPHRHDLAVTHIAKGQPAALCSTGEQKALLLSMLLAHAALVAATRGQPPVLLLDEVAAHLDPSRRSALFQRLRESGGQVWMTGTESSLFNDLDDATRLTVTAGHVFRSAT, via the coding sequence ATGATCGGCCGCCTTACCTTGAGCGATTTCCGCAATCATGCGGACGCGCTGATCCTGCCCGACCATAGCTTCATCCTGCTGACTGGCGACAATGGCGCGGGCAAGACCAACATATTGGAAGCGGTGTCGATGCTGGCGCCCGGTCGCGGGCTGCGCGGCGCGCCGCTGTCCGCCATGGCGCGGCAGGAAGGGAGCGGCGGCTTCGGGATCGCGGCGGAAGTGGACGGCGTGGTGCTGGGCACCGGCGTCGCCGCCGCCAGCCCGGAACGGCGACAGGTGCGGATCGGCGGCGTGGCCTCCTCCGCCAACGCGCTGGCCGACCATCTGGCGATCGTCTGGCTCACCCCGGCGATGGACCGGCTGTTCCTCGACAGTCCCGGCGGGCGACGGCGCTTCCTCGACCGGCTGACGCTGGCGCTGCATTCGGGCCATGCGATGCACAGCGCCCGCTATGACGCGGCGATGCGGGCGCGCAACCGGCTGCTCGCCGACCTGCGCCGGGCCGATCCCGCCTGGCTGTCGGCGCTGGAGGCGCAGATGGGCGAACATGGCGCGGCGCTGGCCGGCGCGCGCGCCGATCTGGTGGCGCGGCTGAACGCGATGCTGGCGGACCAGCCCGACGAACCCTTCGCCCGGCCGCGGATCGCGATCGAGGGCGACGAAGCCCCCGACGAATCGCTGCAGGACCGGCTGGGGCGCGAACGGCGGCGCGATGCGGCGGCGGGGCGCACCCTGTCCGGCCCGCATCGCCACGACCTCGCCGTCACCCATATCGCCAAGGGGCAGCCCGCCGCGCTCTGTTCGACCGGCGAGCAGAAGGCGCTGCTGCTCTCGATGCTGCTCGCCCATGCCGCGCTGGTGGCGGCGACACGGGGCCAGCCGCCGGTGCTGCTGCTCGACGAAGTGGCGGCGCATCTCGACCCATCCCGCCGCAGCGCATTATTTCAGCGTTTGCGGGAAAGCGGGGGGCAGGTGTGGATGACGGGGACGGAATCCAGTCTTTTCAACGATCTGGATGATGCGACCCGACTGACTGTAACTGCTGGGCATGTTTTTCGTTCCGCAACATAA
- a CDS encoding VOC family protein, protein MPVLGMGGLFFRARDPDALGAWYRTHLNVGGGCVVDPADTPNEWIWQPRGGPMVFAPFKADSDYFAADKAFMLNFRVSDLDSLLDRLRAAGVAIITKPEWDDPVLGRFARIHDPEGNAIELWEQPDHRPTQGTDL, encoded by the coding sequence ATGCCGGTGCTGGGAATGGGAGGCCTGTTCTTTCGCGCGCGCGATCCCGATGCGCTGGGGGCGTGGTATCGCACCCACCTGAATGTCGGCGGCGGCTGCGTGGTCGATCCGGCGGACACGCCCAATGAATGGATCTGGCAGCCGCGCGGCGGGCCGATGGTGTTCGCCCCGTTCAAGGCGGACAGCGACTATTTCGCCGCCGACAAGGCCTTCATGCTGAATTTCCGCGTGTCCGATCTCGATTCCCTTCTGGACCGCTTGCGCGCCGCAGGCGTTGCGATCATCACCAAGCCCGAATGGGACGATCCCGTCCTCGGCCGTTTCGCCCGCATTCATGATCCGGAGGGCAATGCGATCGAATTATGGGAACAGCCCGATCACCGTCCGACCCAAGGAACCGACCTATGA
- a CDS encoding peroxiredoxin → MKRLSLLLAAAAALSSSGAMAALAVGAKAPDFTTRGAQAGKTFTLTLSHQLKRGPVVLYFFPKAFTPGCSAEAREFAENIDKFKAAGATVIGMSADPVDDLVAFSTKECAGKFAVASAGPAIVTGYDVALKMRPGMTDRTSYVIAPSGRVAFVHSEMNYAEHVKTTLAAVEAMKQK, encoded by the coding sequence ATGAAGCGCCTGTCTCTTCTCCTCGCCGCCGCCGCCGCCCTGAGTTCCAGCGGCGCGATGGCCGCCCTTGCCGTCGGCGCCAAGGCGCCCGACTTCACCACCCGCGGCGCGCAGGCGGGCAAGACCTTCACCCTGACCCTGTCGCACCAGTTGAAGCGCGGGCCGGTGGTGCTCTATTTCTTCCCCAAGGCGTTCACGCCGGGCTGTTCGGCCGAAGCGCGCGAATTTGCCGAGAATATCGACAAGTTCAAGGCGGCCGGCGCGACGGTCATCGGCATGTCGGCCGACCCCGTGGACGATCTCGTCGCCTTTTCGACCAAGGAATGCGCGGGCAAGTTCGCCGTGGCGTCGGCCGGGCCGGCGATCGTGACCGGCTATGACGTGGCGCTCAAGATGCGGCCGGGCATGACCGATCGCACCTCCTATGTCATCGCGCCGTCGGGCCGGGTGGCCTTCGTCCATAGCGAAATGAACTATGCCGAGCATGTGAAGACCACGCTCGCCGCGGTCGAGGCGATGAAGCAGAAATAA
- a CDS encoding dienelactone hydrolase family protein, with protein MTTDRKQDDAAPVERLAEDRNWIGTTGFQRRHILAGGAFAAGFAAACRPIASSAVQTSAEGLTEDNVSIPASDGFAMPAFVARPADGKAAPVIVVVHEIFGVHEWIRDICRRFAKAGYYAIAPDLFARHGDATKVADFKQLIGTIVSKAPDAQVLADIDTTYGWAGKHGGDAKRRGITGFCWGGRVVWLYAAHSADLDAGVAYYGRLVTDKTPLQPLSAIEEVGKLKAPVLGQYGALDKGIPLTDVEAMRAALVKAGKSPPDAITVHDGADHGFMADYRPSYNEAAAKAAWDATLDWFGTYVKR; from the coding sequence ATGACGACCGATCGCAAACAGGATGACGCGGCCCCCGTGGAGCGGCTGGCCGAAGACCGTAACTGGATCGGCACCACCGGCTTCCAGCGTCGGCACATATTGGCGGGCGGAGCCTTCGCGGCCGGTTTCGCCGCCGCCTGCCGCCCCATCGCCAGCAGCGCGGTGCAGACCTCCGCCGAAGGGCTGACGGAAGACAATGTCTCGATTCCCGCCAGCGACGGCTTTGCCATGCCCGCCTTCGTCGCGCGCCCGGCGGACGGCAAGGCCGCGCCCGTCATCGTCGTGGTGCATGAGATTTTCGGCGTGCATGAATGGATTCGCGACATCTGCCGCCGCTTCGCCAAGGCGGGCTATTACGCTATTGCGCCCGACTTGTTCGCCCGCCATGGCGACGCGACCAAGGTCGCTGATTTCAAGCAATTGATCGGCACCATCGTGTCCAAAGCGCCCGACGCGCAGGTGCTGGCCGATATCGACACCACCTATGGCTGGGCCGGAAAACATGGTGGCGACGCGAAGCGGCGCGGCATCACCGGCTTTTGCTGGGGCGGGCGGGTCGTCTGGCTCTATGCCGCGCATAGCGCCGATCTGGATGCGGGTGTTGCTTATTATGGGCGGCTGGTGACGGACAAGACGCCCTTGCAGCCGCTGAGCGCGATCGAGGAGGTCGGCAAGCTCAAGGCGCCGGTGCTGGGCCAATATGGCGCACTGGACAAGGGCATACCGCTGACGGACGTGGAGGCGATGCGCGCGGCGCTGGTCAAGGCGGGCAAGTCGCCGCCCGACGCCATCACCGTCCATGACGGCGCGGACCATGGCTTCATGGCCGATTATCGCCCCAGCTATAACGAAGCCGCCGCCAAGGCCGCGTGGGACGCGACGCTCGACTGGTTTGGAACATATGTGAAGCGGTGA
- a CDS encoding gamma-glutamylcyclotransferase family protein, whose product MPDPAVEPVHLFVYGTLRATFDGQMARWLRQVARLVGPATVGPATVGGALYRVADYPGLVTGPTGRVQGDLFALTDAAAILAVLDDYEECAAHHPQPHEYRREAMTVQAADGPVEAWAYLYARDTAGLPPIADGDFLSCAQTPDD is encoded by the coding sequence ATGCCTGACCCCGCGGTGGAGCCTGTCCATCTGTTCGTCTATGGCACGCTGCGGGCCACCTTTGACGGGCAGATGGCGCGCTGGTTGCGGCAGGTGGCGCGGCTGGTCGGCCCCGCCACGGTCGGCCCCGCCACGGTCGGCGGCGCGCTCTACCGGGTCGCCGACTATCCGGGGCTGGTGACCGGGCCGACGGGCAGGGTGCAGGGTGACCTCTTCGCACTGACCGACGCCGCGGCGATCCTGGCCGTGCTGGACGATTATGAGGAATGCGCGGCCCATCACCCCCAGCCCCATGAATATCGCCGCGAGGCGATGACGGTGCAGGCGGCGGACGGGCCGGTGGAGGCCTGGGCCTATCTCTACGCGCGCGACACAGCAGGCCTGCCCCCTATCGCCGATGGCGACTTCCTGTCTTGCGCGCAGACCCCGGACGACTAG
- a CDS encoding PspC domain-containing protein, translated as MNSSFTLDRNNGKIMGVCAGVANRTGLDVTLLRVGLVLLTLCALGPIGVVAYLLAGWLAEG; from the coding sequence ATGAACAGCAGCTTCACCCTCGACCGCAACAACGGCAAGATCATGGGCGTGTGCGCCGGCGTCGCCAACCGCACCGGACTGGACGTGACGCTGCTCCGTGTCGGACTGGTCCTGCTGACGCTCTGCGCGTTGGGACCGATCGGCGTCGTGGCCTATCTGCTTGCGGGCTGGCTGGCGGAGGGTTGA
- a CDS encoding DUF72 domain-containing protein — translation MAGRIRVGIGGWVYEPWRGNFYPVGLRQKDELAYVGEHLTATEINATYYSTQKPATFAGWAKAVPDGFQFAVKASRYCTNRKLLAQAGDSIAKFTSQGIAELGDRLGPILWQFMPTKRFDPDDFGAFLHLLPHSVDGVPLRHALEVRHESFDDPAFLAMARDAGAAVVLADHDDYPAIAGHDVGFAYMRLMRAQADEATGYPPAAIADWAGRARAAAGQGDVFAFFISGAKERNPTAAQAMIVALQ, via the coding sequence ATGGCTGGACGGATCAGGGTGGGCATTGGCGGCTGGGTCTACGAGCCGTGGCGCGGGAATTTCTACCCGGTGGGACTGCGGCAGAAGGACGAGCTGGCCTATGTCGGCGAACATCTGACCGCGACCGAGATCAACGCGACTTATTATAGCACCCAGAAGCCCGCGACCTTTGCCGGCTGGGCGAAGGCGGTGCCGGACGGCTTCCAGTTTGCGGTCAAGGCGTCGCGCTATTGCACCAATCGCAAGCTGCTGGCGCAGGCGGGTGATTCCATCGCCAAGTTTACCAGCCAGGGGATCGCCGAACTTGGCGACCGGCTGGGGCCGATCCTGTGGCAGTTCATGCCGACCAAGCGCTTCGACCCGGACGATTTCGGCGCCTTCCTGCACTTACTGCCGCACAGCGTCGATGGCGTGCCGCTGCGCCATGCGCTGGAGGTGCGGCATGAGAGTTTCGACGACCCGGCCTTTCTGGCGATGGCGCGCGACGCTGGGGCCGCGGTGGTGCTGGCGGACCATGACGACTATCCCGCGATCGCCGGTCATGATGTCGGCTTTGCCTATATGCGGCTGATGCGGGCGCAGGCGGACGAGGCGACCGGCTATCCGCCTGCGGCGATCGCGGACTGGGCCGGGCGGGCCAGGGCGGCCGCGGGGCAGGGCGATGTCTTCGCCTTCTTCATCAGCGGCGCCAAGGAGCGCAACCCGACGGCGGCGCAGGCGATGATCGTGGCTTTGCAGTAA
- a CDS encoding DUF2061 domain-containing protein, with the protein MSLDLIKTGTYLSIHLTVGFTVAYAMTGSIALAGGIALVEPVINAVAFFFHEQAWKTVQARPPREGGKRWVRDRAVFA; encoded by the coding sequence ATATCGCTCGACCTCATCAAGACCGGCACCTATCTGTCCATCCACCTGACCGTTGGCTTCACCGTCGCCTATGCCATGACCGGTTCGATCGCGCTCGCCGGCGGAATCGCGCTGGTGGAGCCGGTGATCAACGCCGTCGCCTTCTTCTTCCACGAACAGGCTTGGAAGACGGTTCAGGCCCGGCCGCCGCGCGAAGGCGGCAAGCGATGGGTGCGCGATCGGGCGGTGTTCGCGTAG
- a CDS encoding peptidylprolyl isomerase, translating into MRPVVLCVLGLTLGLWSALSIALPANRPTPGFTRVAIETSVGTIVVAVDQKRAPRTSANFLTYVDDGRFDGVTFYRAARRKSDPHYGLIQGGIDTDARRSLPPVTHEPTSRTGILHLDATLSMARPNRPNSAMGNFFITIGATPNMDARGDYIGYAAFGHVVGGMDVVRKILSVPTCCGSGPMRGQMIVNPIRILRARRLDGTPKPTRGVKPWLIGLNKRTAK; encoded by the coding sequence ATGCGTCCTGTTGTCCTGTGTGTCCTTGGTCTGACTCTTGGGCTGTGGTCTGCCCTCTCCATCGCGCTTCCGGCCAATCGGCCCACTCCTGGTTTCACCCGCGTGGCGATCGAAACATCGGTCGGCACGATCGTCGTGGCGGTGGACCAGAAGCGGGCGCCGCGGACCTCGGCCAATTTCCTGACATATGTCGATGACGGCCGTTTCGATGGCGTCACTTTCTACCGCGCGGCGCGGCGCAAGAGCGACCCCCATTATGGCCTGATCCAGGGTGGCATCGACACCGATGCCCGCCGGTCGCTGCCGCCCGTTACGCATGAGCCGACGAGCCGGACCGGCATTCTTCATCTCGACGCCACGCTGTCCATGGCGCGGCCCAACCGGCCCAATTCGGCGATGGGCAATTTCTTCATCACCATCGGTGCGACGCCCAACATGGACGCGCGCGGCGACTATATCGGCTATGCCGCCTTCGGCCATGTCGTCGGTGGCATGGATGTGGTGCGCAAGATTCTGTCGGTGCCGACCTGCTGCGGGTCGGGGCCGATGCGCGGGCAGATGATCGTCAATCCGATCCGCATCCTGCGCGCCCGGCGGCTGGACGGCACGCCCAAGCCCACGCGCGGGGTGAAGCCGTGGCTGATCGGCCTCAACAAACGGACGGCGAAATAG